One stretch of Halococcus hamelinensis 100A6 DNA includes these proteins:
- a CDS encoding anthranilate synthase component I family protein has translation MHETDVITTEGGFEAVARGVADGTRVPVEVRVAVDDPFDAYRRARRGGGQWDFYLETTGGQPGWGYFGVDPVDRLEVTGDETPTLAALANRLDEERLVRGPCDVPYPCGAVGWLSYDVARELESLPASATDDRELPTLQLGVYDRVAAWEHGGDPDDRTTLRVTACPRVGGATATETGSGADEADRAAAAYERGRERALDLARRVVDGDPAVGEPPVATRTARFESDCGRAAFADRVRRVKEHVRDGDTFQANISQRLVAPAAVHPVEAFAALRDVNPAPYSALLEFPGVDLVSASPELLFARDGDRLSTEPIAGTRPRGDSTAADAAYERDLLTDEKERAEHAMLVDLERNDLGKVSEYGSVDVTEYRRVDRYSEVMHLVSQVDGTLRGDAGLAEAVAALFPGGTITGAPKPRTMEIIEDVEATRRGPYTGSIGIFGFDDRATMNIIIRTLVRHGDEYHLRAGAGIVHDSVPEREYEETLSKARALVSAVDEALGRTADLSIEHADPETERDEAEGAESGRGGSAAR, from the coding sequence ATGCACGAAACGGACGTCATCACGACCGAAGGCGGGTTCGAGGCGGTCGCCCGTGGGGTGGCCGACGGAACCCGGGTTCCGGTCGAGGTTCGGGTCGCCGTCGACGACCCGTTCGACGCCTACCGCCGTGCTCGACGCGGCGGTGGGCAGTGGGATTTCTACCTCGAAACGACCGGCGGACAGCCCGGCTGGGGCTACTTCGGGGTCGACCCGGTCGACCGGCTCGAAGTCACGGGGGACGAGACGCCGACGCTCGCCGCGCTCGCCAACCGGCTCGACGAGGAGCGCCTCGTTCGCGGCCCCTGTGACGTCCCGTATCCCTGTGGCGCGGTCGGCTGGCTCTCCTACGACGTCGCCCGCGAGCTCGAAAGCCTCCCGGCGAGCGCGACCGACGACCGCGAGCTGCCGACCCTTCAGCTCGGGGTCTACGACCGGGTCGCGGCCTGGGAACACGGGGGCGATCCGGACGACCGAACCACGCTCCGGGTCACTGCCTGTCCGCGGGTCGGTGGAGCCACGGCGACCGAGACCGGCTCCGGGGCGGACGAAGCCGATCGGGCCGCGGCGGCGTACGAGCGCGGGCGTGAACGGGCGCTCGATCTGGCTCGGCGGGTGGTCGACGGCGACCCCGCCGTCGGGGAACCGCCGGTCGCCACCCGAACGGCGCGGTTCGAGAGCGACTGTGGTCGGGCCGCGTTCGCCGACCGCGTTCGACGCGTCAAGGAGCACGTTCGGGACGGGGACACGTTCCAGGCGAACATCTCCCAGCGGCTCGTCGCCCCGGCGGCGGTCCACCCCGTCGAGGCGTTCGCCGCCCTCCGGGACGTCAACCCGGCACCCTACTCCGCCCTGCTCGAATTCCCCGGCGTCGACCTGGTCAGCGCGAGCCCCGAACTCCTGTTCGCCCGGGACGGCGACCGCTTGTCGACCGAACCGATCGCGGGGACGCGGCCGCGTGGCGATTCTACAGCGGCCGACGCGGCGTACGAGCGCGACCTCCTGACCGACGAGAAGGAACGCGCCGAGCACGCCATGCTCGTCGACCTCGAACGGAACGACCTCGGGAAGGTCTCGGAGTACGGGTCGGTCGACGTCACCGAGTACCGCCGCGTCGATCGCTACTCCGAGGTCATGCATCTCGTCTCCCAGGTCGACGGGACGCTCCGGGGGGATGCGGGCCTCGCCGAAGCGGTCGCCGCCCTCTTCCCCGGCGGAACGATCACCGGCGCACCGAAACCTCGGACCATGGAGATCATCGAGGACGTCGAAGCCACCCGTCGCGGCCCCTACACGGGCTCGATCGGTATCTTCGGTTTCGACGACCGGGCGACCATGAACATCATCATCCGAACGCTGGTCCGTCACGGGGACGAGTACCACCTCCGCGCGGGAGCCGGGATCGTCCACGACTCGGTCCCCGAGCGGGAGTACGAGGAGACGCTCTCGAAAGCCCGGGCGCTCGTCTCGGCCGTCGACGAGGCGCTCGGTCGGACGGCGGACCTCTCGATCGAGCACGCGGACCCCGAAACCGAGCGCGACGAAGCGGAGGGAGCGGAGAGCGGACGAGGGGGGTCGGCGGCGCGATGA
- a CDS encoding acyl-CoA thioesterase: MFHYRWKCAWGHADPQGIAYYPRLVNAMHRAGEEFMDEAGVAYWDIPDDYDVHLPLVAVDFEFERPVMVGDTIEIAVEPDLGTKSLGFDFTATHEDGSVAYTGHEQHVCVSAADNQSRELPGDLRDILDEGNS, translated from the coding sequence ATGTTCCATTACCGATGGAAGTGTGCGTGGGGACACGCGGACCCGCAGGGGATCGCGTACTACCCTCGACTGGTGAACGCGATGCACCGGGCCGGGGAGGAGTTCATGGACGAAGCCGGCGTCGCCTACTGGGATATCCCGGACGACTACGACGTCCACCTCCCGCTCGTCGCCGTCGACTTCGAGTTCGAGCGTCCCGTGATGGTCGGGGACACGATCGAGATAGCGGTCGAACCCGACCTCGGGACCAAGAGCCTCGGGTTCGACTTCACCGCCACCCACGAGGACGGATCCGTCGCGTACACCGGCCACGAACAGCACGTCTGCGTTTCGGCGGCGGACAACCAGAGCAGGGAACTGCCCGGCGACCTTCGGGATATCCTCGACGAAGGAAACAGTTGA
- a CDS encoding class I adenylate-forming enzyme family protein: MHHTSTVDLPVLKDLSSTAAANSPDKVAFGNGLDGRTVTWRTFDDESNRAANAFAARLGQGDKVAFFCQNSIEHTVLWNGALKAGCVVSNLHSRESVESVQYCIDSFSPRALVVDETTAEFFEERVRDGLDTNVDVLVTTGEPRTDHEQGFDSFITERSTTAPDVRVREDDLAAVLWTSGTTGTPKGWCHTNRGLYLRGINNVDVLGLDRSARQPNTFSPAFAAWYSVMLPALASGASTFFLSRWDPEDYLRMVERHAITVTNMVPTMYREILDVDGFEAYDTSSLKTVVSAGEVLDPTTLNRLRENLCEVVKNSYAATEVYATVMANDELNEERAKSVGKPVPGARIRVIDRNGSYRDTKPTGEVGELAIKAPDCPVWAWGRTDRTEELFEDGWWYSGDLGHRDEDGYLYIEGRTDFMILSKGIKVYPAPVEERLNAHPGVSESAVVGVEDDEYGQRVTAYVHRSDPEVTPDDLDEWCLESDKLARLERPRTYHFVDEPLPRTSTGKLDRRSTKGLERPR, translated from the coding sequence ATGCACCACACCTCGACGGTCGACCTGCCGGTTCTCAAGGACCTCTCGAGTACCGCGGCCGCGAACAGTCCCGACAAGGTCGCCTTCGGGAACGGACTCGACGGGCGGACGGTCACGTGGCGAACGTTCGACGACGAGAGCAATCGGGCGGCCAACGCGTTCGCCGCCCGTCTCGGACAGGGCGACAAGGTCGCGTTCTTCTGTCAGAACTCCATCGAGCACACCGTTCTCTGGAACGGCGCGCTCAAGGCCGGGTGTGTGGTCTCGAACCTCCACAGCCGTGAGTCGGTCGAGTCGGTCCAGTACTGCATCGACTCGTTCAGTCCCCGCGCGCTCGTCGTCGACGAGACGACCGCCGAGTTCTTCGAAGAGCGGGTCCGGGACGGACTCGATACGAACGTCGACGTGCTCGTCACGACCGGCGAGCCGCGAACGGACCACGAGCAGGGGTTCGATTCGTTCATCACCGAGCGGTCGACTACTGCACCTGACGTGCGGGTGCGCGAGGACGACCTCGCGGCGGTTCTCTGGACCTCGGGGACGACGGGGACGCCGAAGGGGTGGTGTCACACGAACCGGGGCCTCTATCTCCGCGGTATCAACAACGTCGACGTCCTCGGTCTGGACCGGTCCGCACGCCAGCCGAACACGTTCAGCCCCGCGTTCGCGGCGTGGTACTCGGTGATGCTCCCGGCGCTGGCGTCGGGAGCGAGCACGTTCTTCCTCAGTCGGTGGGACCCCGAGGACTACCTCCGGATGGTGGAACGACACGCGATCACCGTGACCAACATGGTGCCGACGATGTATCGGGAGATCCTCGACGTCGACGGCTTCGAGGCGTACGACACGAGTTCGCTCAAGACCGTGGTCTCCGCGGGCGAAGTCCTCGACCCGACGACGCTGAACCGCCTCCGCGAGAACCTCTGTGAGGTCGTGAAGAACTCGTACGCGGCGACCGAGGTCTACGCGACGGTGATGGCGAACGACGAACTCAACGAGGAGCGTGCCAAGAGCGTCGGCAAGCCGGTTCCGGGGGCCCGGATCCGGGTGATAGACCGGAACGGTTCCTACCGCGACACCAAGCCGACGGGCGAGGTCGGCGAGCTCGCGATCAAGGCCCCGGACTGTCCGGTCTGGGCGTGGGGGCGGACCGACCGCACCGAGGAACTCTTCGAGGACGGGTGGTGGTACTCGGGTGACCTCGGCCACCGCGACGAGGACGGCTATCTCTACATCGAGGGCCGCACCGACTTCATGATCCTCTCGAAGGGGATCAAGGTGTACCCCGCGCCGGTCGAGGAACGCCTCAACGCCCACCCGGGGGTGAGCGAATCGGCCGTCGTCGGTGTCGAGGACGACGAATACGGCCAGCGGGTCACCGCCTACGTCCACCGCTCCGACCCGGAGGTGACCCCCGACGACCTCGACGAGTGGTGTCTCGAAAGCGACAAACTCGCCCGGCTGGAACGGCCACGCACCTATCACTTCGTGGACGAACCCCTACCTCGAACCTCGACCGGCAAGCTCGACCGACGGAGCACCAAGGGTCTCGAACGACCGCGGTAG
- a CDS encoding aminotransferase class IV: MERYYHVDGELRPADEATVNVRDRGFLYGDAAFETLRTYGRSVFEWSMHLERLRSTARTLGMGAAVPTDEDLRTRVRETLSANDLTDAYVRLSVTRGVQPGKLTPDPDVDPTVVVIVDGLPRGGTEGPPVWDDRAVVRTVETRRVPDEAVPATTKTHNYLNGILARLELRRSGADPSGTDPTADEALLRDGEGYLAEGTTSNVFFVADGVLRTPSTDGSLLPGVTRSVVLDLARDSAIPVETGRYTVRDLQSADEAFLTNTTWEIRPIATVDGVEFSEGTTSRRLRDRFDELVEERHY, encoded by the coding sequence ATGGAACGATACTACCACGTCGACGGGGAGCTACGACCGGCCGACGAGGCGACGGTGAACGTTCGGGACCGGGGGTTCCTCTACGGCGACGCCGCCTTCGAGACCCTGCGGACCTACGGTAGAAGCGTCTTCGAGTGGTCGATGCACCTGGAGCGGCTTCGTTCGACCGCGAGGACGCTCGGGATGGGCGCTGCGGTGCCGACCGACGAGGACCTCCGGACGCGCGTCCGTGAGACGCTCAGCGCGAACGACCTGACGGACGCCTACGTCCGTCTCTCGGTCACTCGCGGCGTGCAGCCGGGGAAGCTCACCCCGGACCCCGACGTCGACCCGACGGTCGTCGTCATCGTCGACGGGCTTCCCCGGGGGGGAACGGAGGGGCCACCCGTCTGGGACGACCGGGCCGTCGTTCGCACGGTCGAAACCCGCCGCGTGCCCGACGAAGCCGTCCCGGCGACCACGAAGACGCACAACTACCTCAACGGGATCCTGGCCCGGCTCGAACTGCGTCGGTCCGGAGCCGATCCGAGCGGGACGGACCCGACCGCCGACGAAGCACTGCTCCGCGACGGGGAGGGATACCTCGCCGAAGGTACGACGAGCAACGTCTTCTTCGTCGCCGACGGCGTGCTTCGGACGCCGAGTACGGACGGGTCGCTCCTCCCCGGCGTGACCCGGTCGGTCGTGCTCGACCTCGCTCGCGATTCGGCGATCCCCGTCGAGACGGGCCGGTACACGGTTCGGGACCTCCAGTCGGCCGACGAGGCGTTCCTGACGAACACGACGTGGGAGATCCGACCGATCGCCACCGTCGACGGCGTCGAGTTCTCGGAGGGTACGACGAGCCGTCGTTTGCGGGATCGATTCGACGAACTGGTCGAGGAACGGCACTACTGA
- a CDS encoding IclR family transcriptional regulator produces MTRERTSLGSVQRAFEVMDLIGELDGVGPTELAERMDLPNSTVYDYLKSLSNTKYVTRRGGEYYLSSYVLTTAGKMRYRNHLFQVAKPEMRRVAAETDELVGLTIEDQGMAVILHQEEGNHALSLGTYPGARTPLHTVATGKAILAHLPEDTLDEVIGTESLTKQTKYSISDPDRLRSELAEVRRDGYAIDWDEQVVGMGMAAVPVRVRNEVLGSLGIIVPTGRIKKQSRRDELLNYLDEMEDTVSVNYQYGT; encoded by the coding sequence ATGACACGAGAACGGACCTCCCTCGGGTCGGTACAGCGGGCGTTCGAGGTCATGGACCTGATCGGGGAGTTGGACGGGGTCGGTCCCACCGAACTCGCCGAGCGGATGGACCTACCGAACAGCACCGTCTACGACTACCTCAAATCGCTGAGCAACACGAAGTACGTGACCAGACGAGGCGGGGAGTACTACCTCAGTTCCTACGTCCTCACGACCGCCGGCAAGATGCGGTACCGTAACCACCTCTTTCAGGTGGCCAAGCCCGAGATGCGGCGGGTCGCGGCCGAGACGGACGAACTGGTCGGCCTCACCATCGAGGACCAGGGGATGGCGGTCATCCTCCACCAGGAGGAGGGAAACCACGCGCTGAGCCTCGGCACCTATCCGGGCGCGAGAACCCCCCTCCACACCGTCGCGACGGGCAAAGCGATCCTCGCCCACCTCCCCGAGGACACCCTCGACGAGGTTATCGGCACGGAGAGCCTGACGAAACAGACAAAATACAGCATCTCCGACCCCGACCGGTTGCGGTCCGAACTCGCGGAGGTCCGACGGGACGGCTACGCGATCGACTGGGACGAACAGGTGGTCGGAATGGGGATGGCGGCGGTCCCGGTCCGCGTCCGGAACGAGGTACTCGGTTCGCTGGGCATCATCGTCCCGACAGGGAGAATCAAAAAGCAATCGCGTCGAGACGAGCTGCTGAACTACCTCGACGAGATGGAGGACACCGTTTCGGTCAACTACCAGTACGGCACGTGA
- a CDS encoding aminomethyl transferase family protein produces MSSQRAWSFDDSMEEAIAAAGSPTELIRDLGVGRFTRARDEYTHWIEEQRSWQETCALADQSYHMTDLHVEGADALEFYSEFAVNNFEGFEPGKAKQMVVANPNGYFIGDAILFCLGEEEFLSVGAAAAHNWLRYQIETGDYDVTGDLQPRPAATGDDPNNYRYQVQGPEAIEIMADATDEPLPDLSFFNFETVSIDGKDVNLLRHGMAGQPGFEFWGPYDEGEEIKSAVLDAGEEYGIRRLGGKSYQTPNVILGWIPLVVPAIFDEEMEEYREWLDVRSGLLSLGGSFDSDDITDYYVSPVELGYSHIIDFDHDFVGKESLEAEVDDPDRERVTLVWNSDDVLDVFASLFEEGETHKFMEFPHPRASACVYDEIHVDGETVGVSTDKSYIYNEREMLSLALVDTEYSEPGTEVAFTWGEPEGSSNPMVERHTQTEIRATVAPSPYREDQR; encoded by the coding sequence ATGAGTAGTCAACGAGCGTGGTCGTTCGACGATAGTATGGAAGAGGCGATCGCAGCCGCCGGTAGTCCCACGGAACTCATTCGAGACCTGGGCGTGGGGCGGTTCACGAGAGCCCGTGACGAGTACACCCACTGGATCGAGGAGCAGCGTTCCTGGCAGGAGACCTGTGCGCTCGCCGACCAGTCCTACCACATGACCGACCTCCACGTCGAGGGGGCCGATGCACTCGAGTTCTACTCGGAGTTCGCCGTGAACAATTTCGAGGGGTTCGAGCCCGGAAAGGCCAAGCAGATGGTGGTGGCGAACCCCAACGGCTACTTCATCGGCGACGCCATCCTGTTCTGTCTCGGCGAGGAGGAGTTCCTGAGCGTGGGGGCTGCGGCCGCGCACAACTGGCTTCGCTATCAGATCGAGACCGGCGACTACGACGTCACCGGCGACCTCCAGCCCCGACCCGCCGCGACCGGCGACGACCCGAACAACTACCGATACCAGGTGCAGGGGCCGGAAGCCATCGAGATCATGGCGGACGCGACCGACGAGCCGCTGCCCGACCTCTCGTTTTTCAACTTCGAGACCGTCTCGATCGACGGGAAGGACGTCAATCTCCTGCGTCACGGGATGGCCGGCCAGCCCGGCTTCGAGTTCTGGGGGCCCTACGACGAGGGCGAGGAGATCAAGAGCGCGGTTCTCGACGCCGGCGAGGAGTACGGGATCCGCCGGCTCGGGGGCAAGAGCTACCAGACCCCGAACGTGATCCTCGGCTGGATCCCGCTCGTGGTTCCGGCGATCTTCGACGAGGAAATGGAGGAGTACCGGGAGTGGCTTGACGTCCGGAGCGGACTGCTCTCGCTCGGCGGGAGTTTCGACTCCGACGACATCACCGATTACTACGTCTCGCCGGTCGAACTCGGCTACAGCCACATCATCGACTTCGACCACGACTTCGTGGGGAAGGAGTCCTTGGAGGCAGAGGTCGACGACCCCGACCGCGAGCGGGTGACGCTGGTGTGGAACAGCGACGACGTGCTCGACGTCTTCGCGTCGCTCTTCGAGGAGGGCGAGACGCACAAGTTCATGGAGTTCCCCCACCCGCGGGCCTCGGCGTGTGTCTACGACGAGATCCACGTGGACGGGGAGACCGTCGGCGTGTCGACCGATAAGAGCTACATCTACAACGAGCGCGAGATGCTCTCGCTGGCGCTGGTGGACACCGAGTACAGCGAGCCGGGAACGGAGGTCGCGTTCACCTGGGGCGAACCGGAGGGCTCGTCGAACCCGATGGTCGAACGACACACCCAGACGGAGATCAGAGCGACGGTCGCCCCCTCGCCCTACCGCGAGGACCAGCGGTAG
- a CDS encoding anthranilate synthase component II: MTILVIDNYDSFAYNLVQYVGVHTDVVVRRNDAIDLAGIGALDPDGIVVSPGPGSPESAGVSVPLFAELDYPTLGVCLGHQALCVANGAPVGHAESVVHGKPSTVAHDGGGVFADLPDRFDCGRYHSLAVRRADLPDSLVETATTLDEEGVVMGVRHVDRPHEGIQFHPESVLTDVGEQLIATFCDRCEGSDS, encoded by the coding sequence ATGACGATACTGGTCATCGACAACTACGACTCGTTCGCCTACAACCTCGTCCAGTACGTCGGCGTCCACACCGATGTGGTCGTTCGACGGAACGATGCGATCGACCTCGCCGGGATCGGCGCGCTCGACCCCGACGGGATCGTCGTCTCCCCTGGCCCGGGCAGCCCGGAGTCGGCCGGCGTCTCCGTCCCGCTCTTCGCGGAACTCGACTACCCGACGCTCGGGGTCTGTCTCGGTCACCAGGCGCTGTGTGTCGCCAACGGCGCTCCCGTCGGCCACGCCGAGTCGGTCGTCCACGGGAAACCCTCGACGGTCGCACACGACGGGGGTGGCGTGTTCGCGGACCTTCCGGACCGGTTCGACTGCGGTCGATACCACTCGCTCGCCGTGCGACGGGCGGACCTCCCGGACTCGCTAGTCGAGACGGCGACGACCCTCGACGAGGAGGGGGTCGTCATGGGCGTTCGCCACGTCGACCGCCCACACGAGGGCATCCAGTTCCATCCCGAAAGCGTGCTCACCGACGTCGGGGAACAGCTGATAGCCACGTTCTGTGACCGATGCGAAGGGAGTGATTCGTAA
- a CDS encoding HpcH/HpaI aldolase family protein — MEQQNGFRRTIENGDVAFGARASTFSPTVIEVFGELGFDFVWLDFEHMGPSPYDSRVFEDLTRAAEAGGTELFVRLPSGDPALIRKVLDAGVRTLLVPRVDTAEEVREAVEATRFVYDGEPGERGMASGRARSWGSSDAYVRTEDEEVCIGAMVEKTGAVESIEEILSVPELGFVFVGPSDLSVQLGHPTDKTHPEVLETIEGIETAARSAGVPMGKIANDPAAIEDATEAGYRIVRMGGDLASIRTTLRDRLAAVERQ; from the coding sequence ATGGAGCAGCAAAACGGTTTCAGGCGGACCATCGAGAACGGCGACGTCGCCTTCGGCGCTCGGGCATCGACGTTCTCGCCGACGGTCATCGAGGTGTTCGGCGAGTTGGGGTTCGACTTCGTCTGGCTGGACTTCGAGCACATGGGGCCGAGCCCCTACGACAGCCGCGTCTTCGAGGACCTCACCCGAGCCGCCGAGGCCGGCGGGACGGAGCTGTTCGTCCGGCTTCCGTCGGGGGATCCGGCCCTCATCAGGAAGGTGCTCGACGCGGGCGTCCGGACGCTTCTCGTCCCCCGGGTGGACACCGCCGAGGAGGTCAGGGAGGCCGTGGAAGCCACCCGGTTCGTCTACGACGGCGAACCCGGCGAACGCGGGATGGCGAGCGGCCGCGCCCGCAGCTGGGGCAGCAGCGATGCCTACGTTCGGACGGAGGACGAGGAGGTCTGTATCGGGGCGATGGTCGAGAAGACCGGCGCTGTGGAGTCGATCGAGGAGATCCTGTCGGTGCCGGAACTCGGGTTCGTCTTCGTCGGGCCCTCCGACCTCTCGGTGCAGCTGGGTCATCCCACGGACAAGACCCATCCCGAGGTGCTCGAAACCATCGAAGGGATCGAAACGGCCGCTCGGTCGGCGGGGGTCCCGATGGGGAAGATAGCCAACGACCCGGCGGCCATCGAGGACGCCACGGAAGCCGGCTATCGGATCGTTCGGATGGGCGGCGACCTCGCCTCGATCCGAACGACGCTCCGTGACCGGCTGGCGGCGGTCGAGCGGCAGTGA
- a CDS encoding formyltetrahydrofolate deformylase: MNQELTEITVVGNDSTGLIARVTSLLFDRGVNIEDMDQAVRDDVFRMTLQVDTSGMDGSEADLRRSLTDLCDELGLDVKVRFPTRSEPDSIAVLVTKERHCLEAMLEEFAANGSGAEVEVVIGNHSELEPIAARYDVPFHDVGDSKGSPDEDELLGLLAEYDTDLIALARYIRILGPEVVFRYEKRIINVHPSLLPAFPGASAYMQAIEKGVRIAGVTAHYVTPDLDQGPIITQRAFNVPDDATEADLERRGQPLEAEALVEAVHLHLDGNVSVGRGRTHVQNPEERVLGLPSEIDQLNPAEPVDAEAPLDGNEGAPNQ, encoded by the coding sequence ATGAATCAGGAACTGACCGAGATCACGGTCGTCGGGAACGACAGTACCGGGCTCATCGCCCGGGTCACCTCGTTGCTGTTCGACCGGGGGGTCAACATCGAGGACATGGACCAGGCAGTACGGGACGACGTCTTCCGGATGACCCTCCAGGTCGATACCTCGGGGATGGACGGCTCCGAGGCGGACCTCCGGCGTTCGCTCACCGACCTGTGCGACGAACTGGGCCTGGACGTGAAGGTCCGGTTCCCGACCCGTTCGGAGCCGGACTCGATCGCCGTCCTCGTCACGAAGGAGCGCCACTGTCTCGAAGCGATGCTGGAGGAGTTCGCCGCGAACGGCTCCGGGGCCGAGGTCGAGGTCGTGATCGGGAACCATTCGGAACTGGAACCGATAGCCGCACGGTACGACGTCCCGTTCCACGACGTCGGCGACAGCAAGGGCAGCCCCGACGAGGACGAACTGCTCGGGCTGCTCGCCGAGTACGATACCGACCTGATCGCCCTGGCACGCTACATCCGGATCCTCGGTCCGGAGGTCGTCTTCCGGTACGAGAAGCGCATCATCAACGTCCATCCCAGCCTGTTGCCCGCCTTCCCCGGTGCCTCGGCGTACATGCAGGCCATCGAGAAGGGCGTCCGGATCGCGGGCGTCACCGCCCACTACGTGACCCCCGACCTCGACCAGGGGCCGATCATCACCCAGCGAGCGTTCAACGTCCCCGACGACGCCACCGAGGCGGATCTGGAACGGCGAGGCCAGCCGCTCGAAGCCGAAGCCCTCGTCGAGGCCGTCCACCTCCATCTCGACGGGAATGTCTCGGTCGGTCGCGGCCGAACGCACGTCCAGAACCCGGAAGAACGAGTGCTCGGGCTGCCGAGCGAGATCGACCAACTGAACCCCGCCGAACCCGTCGACGCCGAAGCACCGCTCGACGGAAACGAGGGCGCTCCGAATCAGTGA
- a CDS encoding methylenetetrahydrofolate reductase, translating into MSVKTIPDTADGVSGLLANPRFELMPFDSFDEQLTHLPDGAEVAITTSPSLGVDATVEAAESAAARGYEPVPHIAARYVKDREQFEGIVGRLADAGVTDIFVPGGDLEEPAGEFESAHDLLVVLDDLDYEFEEVGITGYPEGHDFIPAETLAESMAEKEPYATYIVTQLCYDSDAVVEWVETIRGRGVDLPVEVGIPGVMKYQRLLEISQKVGVGDSVHFLRKTTGIVGFVRQLIGSRGKYAPDDLIDGLARYAEDPDYDIRGVHVYTFNQTPDTESWRRGRLAE; encoded by the coding sequence ATGTCAGTAAAAACGATACCCGATACGGCCGATGGTGTATCGGGCCTCCTCGCCAACCCCCGGTTCGAACTGATGCCGTTCGATAGCTTCGACGAACAGTTGACCCACTTGCCCGACGGTGCCGAAGTGGCGATCACGACGTCCCCCTCGTTGGGCGTCGACGCGACCGTCGAGGCTGCGGAGAGCGCCGCCGCTCGGGGCTACGAACCCGTTCCGCACATCGCCGCGCGGTACGTGAAGGATAGGGAGCAGTTCGAGGGGATCGTCGGGCGGCTCGCGGACGCTGGTGTCACGGATATCTTCGTTCCGGGCGGCGACCTCGAGGAGCCAGCCGGTGAGTTCGAGTCGGCGCACGACCTGCTCGTCGTTCTCGACGACCTCGACTACGAGTTCGAGGAGGTCGGGATCACCGGCTACCCCGAGGGCCACGACTTCATCCCCGCCGAGACGCTCGCCGAATCGATGGCCGAAAAGGAACCGTACGCGACGTACATCGTCACACAGCTCTGCTACGACTCGGACGCGGTCGTCGAGTGGGTCGAGACGATCAGGGGTCGGGGTGTCGACCTCCCCGTCGAGGTCGGCATCCCCGGCGTGATGAAGTACCAGCGGCTCCTCGAGATCTCACAGAAGGTCGGCGTCGGCGACTCGGTCCACTTCCTCCGCAAGACGACGGGGATCGTCGGGTTCGTCCGCCAGCTCATCGGCTCGCGCGGGAAGTACGCGCCCGACGACCTCATCGACGGACTGGCTCGCTACGCCGAGGACCCCGACTACGATATCCGGGGGGTTCACGTCTACACCTTCAACCAAACACCCGATACCGAGTCATGGCGGCGGGGCCGGCTCGCCGAGTAA